The region GTGTGGCCGGAATTGATGAACCGTCCGCCTGCCAATGCCAAGCCCCCGCTCACCTTAGCCGGTGGGGTAGAGGGGCGCCTGGTGGCGGCCTACGTCGGTCGCGACTTTGCCGAGTATCTCCTTGCCTCCTCGGGTAAAACGCTTGCGGAATGGCAGTCCCTCATCGACGAGAAATGCCAGCCGCATTCCTTTCCCATTCCGGACAAACGGGTGCGCCTGCAGGTATCCTTGAGCGCGGAGCTTGACTCTGCCTACAACGTGGCCGGCTACTGGCCTGGGGCAGACCCGGCTCTCAAAGACGAGCTGGTGGTGATTGGCGCTCACTATGATCATGTGGGTGCCCGTGGCGACACGGTCTACAACGGCGCGGACGACAACGCCTCGGGCACGGCTGGAGTGCTGGAGATTGCCGAGGCATTTGCCAGCTGCGGAGAGCGCCCGCGGCGAAGTGTTCTTTTCTTGGCTTTTGCCGGCGAGGAGAAGGGCCTGTTCGGCTCCCGCCACTACGCCGACCACCCACTCTTTCCGCTTGACAAGACCGTGGCCATGCTGAATCTGGATATGATTGGCCGCAACGATTCGAACATGGTGGCGGTTATCGGCAGCAAGACGAGCACCCGACTCACGCAAATCAACCAGCAGGCCAATGCGCTGGTGGGAATGGACCTGTCGTACGATTGGGACCGCTTCTTCAGGCAAAGCGACCACTACTCGTTCTATCGCAAACACGTGCCTGTGCTTTTCTTTAACACTGGCGACCACCCCGACCTACATCGCCCCAGCGATGATGTCGACAAGCTCAATCCGCAGAAGATGGCGCGCGTAGGACGGCTGGTCTTTGCCACCGCCTGGCTGGTTGCCAATGAGGAAGAACGACCGGATTTCGTGGAAATGAGTGATACAGTGCCGGGAGGGGAGCAGGCCCCCTCCCGCACACGCTAAGGCGGCATGAGCCCGCCCTGGACTCAGAAGGAGGACAAAATGATGAAGCGAGGACGACGTGTATTTTGCGCCGGCTGGGCGCTGTTCGTCGCGGCAGCCATGCTGTTCGTCGCCTGTGCTGGGCCAAAAGCGTTCAATTA is a window of Calditrichota bacterium DNA encoding:
- a CDS encoding M20/M25/M40 family metallo-hydrolase, whose product is MNRPPANAKPPLTLAGGVEGRLVAAYVGRDFAEYLLASSGKTLAEWQSLIDEKCQPHSFPIPDKRVRLQVSLSAELDSAYNVAGYWPGADPALKDELVVIGAHYDHVGARGDTVYNGADDNASGTAGVLEIAEAFASCGERPRRSVLFLAFAGEEKGLFGSRHYADHPLFPLDKTVAMLNLDMIGRNDSNMVAVIGSKTSTRLTQINQQANALVGMDLSYDWDRFFRQSDHYSFYRKHVPVLFFNTGDHPDLHRPSDDVDKLNPQKMARVGRLVFATAWLVANEEERPDFVEMSDTVPGGEQAPSRTR